One Salmo trutta chromosome 12, fSalTru1.1, whole genome shotgun sequence genomic region harbors:
- the slc39a13 gene encoding zinc transporter ZIP13, producing MKSRGPMPSWALATLFTGAALLVISSRGVSSGEKMSQAAMAHATATAAGSGPGLPDEFLGFQALADFFASERADVWLCSLLGSVAVGLSGIFPLLVIPIEAGAALETAAGCQKLKQLLSFAIGGLLGDVFLHLLPEAWAHSHSCSPDESQLHYRTQGLWVIMGMLSFLLLEKMFPDENSQEDSIGNSQHVPTSHSSDSSSEALSHINGHHSDTWSSSSKTKSSLHQVPKKIKTSGYLNLLANCIDNFTHGLAVAGSFLVSRKVGCLTTFAILLHEIPHEVGDFAILLRAGFDRWSAARMQLSTALGGVLGACFALCAQSPRGTENATAWILPFSSGGFLYIALVNVVPDLLEETSLRHSLLQILLLCCGIAVMAVLSAVVD from the exons ATGAAATCAAGAGGCCCTATGCCCAGCTGGGCGTTGGCTACACTGTTCACTGGTGCTGCCCTGCTGGTCATCTCCTCCAGAGGGGTGTCCAGTGGGGAGAAGATGTCCCAGGCAGCCATGGCTCATGCCACAGCCACAGCCGCTGGATCAGGCCCAGGGCTTCCAGATGAGTTCCTAGGCTTCCAGGCCTTAGCCGACTTCTTTGCAAGTGAACGTGCCGATGTCTGGCTCTGCTCTCTGCTTGGGTCTGTTGCTGTAGGCCTCAGTGGAATTTTCCCCCTTCTTGTTATTCCTATTGAAGCAGGAGCGGCCCTCGAGACAGCGG CTGGCTGTCAGAAGCTAAAGCAGCTCTTGAGCTTTGCCATTGGTGGTCTCTTGGGTGACGTGTTCCTCCACCTGCTCCCGGAGGCTTGGGCACATTCCCACTCCTGCAGCCCAG ACGAGAGCCAGCTTCACTACAGGACCCAGGGCCTGTGGGTTATCATGGGCATGCTGTCCTTCCTTCTCCTGGAGAAGATGTTCCCAGATGAGAACAGCCAGGAGGACTCCATTGGTAACAGCCAGCATGTCCCT ACCTCCCATAGCTCAGACTCCAGTAGTGAGGCGTTGTCCCACATCAATGGGCACCATTCTGATACGTGGAGCTCGTCCTCCAAGACAAAGAGCAGCTTGCATCAAGTTCCAAAGAAAATAAAG ACGAGTGGGTACCTGAACCTGCTGGCCAACTGCATTGACAACTTCACCCATGGCCTGGCTGTGGCAGGGAGCTTCCTGGTCAGCAGGAAG GTTGGGTGTCTCACCACCTTTGCCATTCTGCTCCATGAAATCCCCCATGAG GTGGGCGACTTTGCCATCCTGCTGCGTGCAGGGTTTGACCGCTGGAGTGCCGCCCGCATGCAGCTATCCACAGCCCTGGGAGGGGTGCTGGGGGCCTGTTTCGCCCTGTGTGCCCAGTCTCCCAGAGGGACAG AAAATGCAACAGCGTGGATCTTACCATTCTCCTCGGGAGGCTTCCTGTACATAGCCCTGGTCAACGTGGTGCCTGACCTCCTGGAGGAGACCAGCCTCAG ACACTCCCTGTTGCAGATCCTGCTCCTGTGCTGTGGCATTGCCGTCATGGCGGTCTTGTCTGCCGTAGTGGATTGA